One Hordeum vulgare subsp. vulgare chromosome 4H, MorexV3_pseudomolecules_assembly, whole genome shotgun sequence DNA window includes the following coding sequences:
- the LOC123447845 gene encoding non-lysosomal glucosylceramidase isoform X3 produces MANQFSAFISRKDGRKYSTVLHPGKSDLPKGTNISGIGSWDWNLNGGKSTYHALYPRAWTVYDGEPDPDLKIVCRQISPIIPHNYQQSSYPAAVFTFTVTNSGNTAADVTLLFTWANSVGGKSELTGNHSNSSMTEKDGVHGILLHHRTADGRPPVAFAIAAQEKEDIHISECPYFVMSGSSDEFTAKDMWNSVKEHGSFDLLDPVKESTSSRPGTSIGAAIAASIKLAPQATQNVSFSLAWASPEVKFCSGKTYHRRYTKFYGTDVDAAASLAHDAILDHSSWETQIENWQHPILQDKRFPAWYPVTLFNELYYLNAGGTIWTDGLPPIQSLTAIGGKKFSLDMSNEETDDDSQMNPQTNTATDILHQMASVLERIHASLASSSAIGTTLLQGEENIGQFLYLEGIEYYMWNTYDVHFYSSFSLIMLFPKLQLSVQRDFAAAVMIHDPEKLKLLHDGKLAARKVLGAVPHDLGLYDPWIKVNAYTLHNTDRWKDLNPKFVLQVYRDVVATGDKSFARAVWPSVYMAMAYMEQFDKDKDGMIENEDFPDQTYDVWSMAGVSAYCGGLWVAALQAASALAHEVGDKASEKLFWNKYEKAKSVYDKKLWNGSYFNYDDAGTKASTSIHADQLAGQWYAKACGLSSIVDKDKSQSALEKIYAFNVMKFKDGNRGAINGMWPDGTLDMSTMQSREIWPGVTYALAASMIQEGMVDEGFKTAEGIYNAAWSTEGLGYAFQTPESWNNDDEYRSLCYMRPLAIWSIQWALSNPKLHKAPQTDITQDSFPKNQFSYARIAKLLQLPEDESSKSLPRVIYEIVRNRFSS; encoded by the exons ATGGCAAATCAATTTTCT GCCTTCATTTCCCGCAAAGACGGCAGAAAATATTCTACAGTGTTGCATCCTGGGAAATCGGATTTGCCAAA AGGAACTAACATTTCAGGAATTGGATCCTGGGATTGGAATCTGAATGGAGGGAAATCTACTTATCATGCACTTTACCCTAGGGCCTGGACCGTTTATGATG GAGAACCTGACCCGGATCTCAAGATAGTGTGCCGTCAGATTTCTCCAATTATCCCACATAATTATCAACAGAGCAGCTATCCTGCTGCAGTATTCACTTTCACA GTAACTAATTCAGGAAACACAGCTGCTGATGTGACTTTGCTTTTTACATGGGCT AACTCTGTTGGTGGAAAATCTGAACTCACAGGAAATCATTCTAATTCTAGTATGAC AGAAAAGGATGGCGTGCATGGTATACTGTTACACCACAG AACAGCTGATGGACGGCCACCGGTAGCTTTTGCCATAGCTGCACAAGAGAAAGAGGATATTCATATCTCTGAATGCCCTTACTTTGTGATGTCCGGTAGCTCTGATGAATTCACAGCAAAAGATATGTGGAATTCAGTGAAAGAG CATGGATCTTTTGATCTTCTTGATCCCGTCAAAGAATCGACGTCCTCCAGACCAGGAACATCAATAGGAGCAGCTATTGCAGCTTCAATTAAGCTTGCTCCCCAGGCAACCCAGAATGTTTCGTTTTCACTTGCTTGGGCTTCCCCTGAAGTAAAGTTTTGCAGTGGAAAAACCTACCATAG GCGTTATACAAAATTTTATGGCACAGATGTTGATGCAGCTGCAAGCCTTGCCCATGATGCCATTCTTG ATCATAGTTCCTGGGAAACGCAAATTGAGAATTGGCAGCATCCTATTTTGCAAGACAAGAGGTTTCCTGCATG GTATCCTGTCACACTATTCAATGAACTTTATTATCTTAATGCTGGAGGAACTATATGGACTG ATGGATTGCCACCAATTCAAAGCTTAACAGCAATTGGGGGGAAAAAGTTTTCTCTTGACATGTCAAATGAAGAAACAGATGATGACAGTCAGATGAACCCACAGACTAATACTGCCACTGATATTCTTCATCAAATGGCATCAGTACTTGAGAGAATTCATGCATCTCTTGCATCAAGTTCTGCTATAGGGACAACGTTGCTTCAGGGTGAAGAGAACATTGGCCAGTTTCTGTACCTTGAGGGAATTGAATACTATATGTGGAACACATATGATGTTCATTTCTATTCATCTTTTTCACTTATCATGCTATTTCCAAAACTTCAACTCAGCGTTCAGAGAGACTTCGCTGCCGCTGTCATGATCCACGACCCTGAAAAGCTCAAGCTCTTACATGATGGAAAATTGGCTGCAAGAAAAGTTCTTGGAGCTGTTCCTCATGATCTTGGTCTATATGacccttggatcaaagtgaatgCGTACACACTCCATAACACAGACCGGTGGAAGGACTTGAACCCAAAGTTTGTACTACAAGTTTACAGAGATGTTGTGGCCACAGGCGATAAATCCTTTGCCCGAGCTGTTTGGCCATCTGTTTATATGGCGATGGCATATATGGAACAATTTGATAAAGATAAAGATGGGATGATTGAAAATGAGGACTTCCCTGATCAAACTTATGATGTTTGGTCCATGGCTGGTGTAAGTGCATACTGTGGTGGTCTTTGggtggctgctcttcaggctgcatcGGCCTTGGCACACGAAGTTGGTGACAAAGCTTCTGAAAAGCTTTTCTGGAACAAGTATGAGAAGGCTAAGTCTGTTTATGACAAGAAGCTGTGGAATGGTTCTTACTTCAATTATGATGATGCTGGCACTAAAGCTAGCACCTCCATTCATGCTGATCAGTTGGCTGGACAATG GTATGCCAAAGCCTGTGGCCTATCCTCAATTGTTGACAAGGACAAGTCACAAAGTGCACTTGAAAAGATATATGCTTTCAACGTAATGAAGTTCAAGGATGGTAACAGGGGAGCAATAAATGGGATGTGGCCAGATGGTACATTGGACATGTCCACAATGCAATCTAGGGAGATATGGCCAGGCGTGACATACGCCCTTGCTGCATCTATGATTCAGGAAGGCATGGTTGATGAGGGTTTCAAAACAGCTGAAGGGATCTATAATGCTGCCTGGTCTACGGAAGGGCTTGG GTACGCATTCCAAACTCCCGAATCTTGGAACAATGACGATGAGTACCGGTCCTTGTGCTACATGCGCCCACTCGCCATATGGTCGATACAGTGGGCACTCTCAAACCCAAAGCTCCACAAGGCGCCTCAGACAGACATAACACAAGATTCTTTTCCAAAGAACCAGTTCTCATATGCACGAATAGCGAAGCTCCTGCAGTTGCCTGAAGATGAATCGTCCAAGAGTCTCCCTCGGGTTATCTATGAGATAGTTCGGAACAGGTTTAGTTCATGA
- the LOC123447845 gene encoding non-lysosomal glucosylceramidase isoform X2 yields the protein MVKDVHEPPNGVSLNSSHSQSIVNSEKVNPGQIPELTWEHKLSHVRYDLPAFGLTWREIRQMAGLGLRLGQHILEETSKGRTAIIDPMKKRTARSGQGVPLGGIGAGSIGRSCKGEFQRWQLFPGACEDKPVMANQFSAFISRKDGRKYSTVLHPGKSDLPKGTNISGIGSWDWNLNGGKSTYHALYPRAWTVYDGEPDPDLKIVCRQISPIIPHNYQQSSYPAAVFTFTVTNSGNTAADVTLLFTWANSVGGKSELTGNHSNSSMTEKDGVHGILLHHRTADGRPPVAFAIAAQEKEDIHISECPYFVMSGSSDEFTAKDMWNSVKEHGSFDLLDPVKESTSSRPGTSIGAAIAASIKLAPQATQNVSFSLAWASPEVKFCSGKTYHRRYTKFYGTDVDAAASLAHDAILDHSSWETQIENWQHPILQDKRFPAWYPVTLFNELYYLNAGGTIWTDGLPPIQSLTAIGGKKFSLDMSNEETDDDSQMNPQTNTATDILHQMASVLERIHASLASSSAIGTTLLQGEENIGQFLYLEGIEYYMWNTYDVHFYSSFSLIMLFPKLQLSVQRDFAAAVMIHDPEKLKLLHDGKLAARKVLGAVPHDLGLYDPWIKVNAYTLHNTDRWKDLNPKFVLQVYRDVVATGDKSFARAVWPSVYMAMAYMEQFDKDKDGMIENEDFPDQTYDVWSMAGVSAYCGGLWVAALQAASALAHEVGDKASEKLFWNKYEKAKSVYDKKLWNGSYFNYDDAGTKASTSIHADQLAGQWYAKACGLSSIVDKDKSQSALEKIYAFNVMKFKDGNRGAINGMWPDGTLDMSTMQSREIWPGVTYALAASMIQEGMVDEGFKTAEGIYNAAWSTEGLG from the exons ATGGTGAAGGATGTCCATGAGCCACCAAACGGCGTGTCTCTGAACAGTTCACATTCGCAAAGCATTGTCAATTCA GAAAAGGTTAATCCTGGACAGATTCCAGAGTTGACATGGGAACACAAGCTAAGCCATGTTAGATATGATTTGCCGGCATTCGGACTTACATGGAGGGAGATACGGCAGATG GCTGGTCTTGGTTTACGTCTTGGTCAACACATCCTTGAAGAAACTTCAAAAGGACGA ACTGCTATTATTGATCCCATGAAGAAGCGCACTGCAAGATCTGGTCAGGGTGTTCCACTTGGAggaattgg TGCAGGAAGTATTGGAAGAAGCTGCAAAGGTGAGTTTCAACGCTGGCAATTGTTCCCAGGAGCTTGTGAAGATAAGCCAGTAATGGCAAATCAATTTTCT GCCTTCATTTCCCGCAAAGACGGCAGAAAATATTCTACAGTGTTGCATCCTGGGAAATCGGATTTGCCAAA AGGAACTAACATTTCAGGAATTGGATCCTGGGATTGGAATCTGAATGGAGGGAAATCTACTTATCATGCACTTTACCCTAGGGCCTGGACCGTTTATGATG GAGAACCTGACCCGGATCTCAAGATAGTGTGCCGTCAGATTTCTCCAATTATCCCACATAATTATCAACAGAGCAGCTATCCTGCTGCAGTATTCACTTTCACA GTAACTAATTCAGGAAACACAGCTGCTGATGTGACTTTGCTTTTTACATGGGCT AACTCTGTTGGTGGAAAATCTGAACTCACAGGAAATCATTCTAATTCTAGTATGAC AGAAAAGGATGGCGTGCATGGTATACTGTTACACCACAG AACAGCTGATGGACGGCCACCGGTAGCTTTTGCCATAGCTGCACAAGAGAAAGAGGATATTCATATCTCTGAATGCCCTTACTTTGTGATGTCCGGTAGCTCTGATGAATTCACAGCAAAAGATATGTGGAATTCAGTGAAAGAG CATGGATCTTTTGATCTTCTTGATCCCGTCAAAGAATCGACGTCCTCCAGACCAGGAACATCAATAGGAGCAGCTATTGCAGCTTCAATTAAGCTTGCTCCCCAGGCAACCCAGAATGTTTCGTTTTCACTTGCTTGGGCTTCCCCTGAAGTAAAGTTTTGCAGTGGAAAAACCTACCATAG GCGTTATACAAAATTTTATGGCACAGATGTTGATGCAGCTGCAAGCCTTGCCCATGATGCCATTCTTG ATCATAGTTCCTGGGAAACGCAAATTGAGAATTGGCAGCATCCTATTTTGCAAGACAAGAGGTTTCCTGCATG GTATCCTGTCACACTATTCAATGAACTTTATTATCTTAATGCTGGAGGAACTATATGGACTG ATGGATTGCCACCAATTCAAAGCTTAACAGCAATTGGGGGGAAAAAGTTTTCTCTTGACATGTCAAATGAAGAAACAGATGATGACAGTCAGATGAACCCACAGACTAATACTGCCACTGATATTCTTCATCAAATGGCATCAGTACTTGAGAGAATTCATGCATCTCTTGCATCAAGTTCTGCTATAGGGACAACGTTGCTTCAGGGTGAAGAGAACATTGGCCAGTTTCTGTACCTTGAGGGAATTGAATACTATATGTGGAACACATATGATGTTCATTTCTATTCATCTTTTTCACTTATCATGCTATTTCCAAAACTTCAACTCAGCGTTCAGAGAGACTTCGCTGCCGCTGTCATGATCCACGACCCTGAAAAGCTCAAGCTCTTACATGATGGAAAATTGGCTGCAAGAAAAGTTCTTGGAGCTGTTCCTCATGATCTTGGTCTATATGacccttggatcaaagtgaatgCGTACACACTCCATAACACAGACCGGTGGAAGGACTTGAACCCAAAGTTTGTACTACAAGTTTACAGAGATGTTGTGGCCACAGGCGATAAATCCTTTGCCCGAGCTGTTTGGCCATCTGTTTATATGGCGATGGCATATATGGAACAATTTGATAAAGATAAAGATGGGATGATTGAAAATGAGGACTTCCCTGATCAAACTTATGATGTTTGGTCCATGGCTGGTGTAAGTGCATACTGTGGTGGTCTTTGggtggctgctcttcaggctgcatcGGCCTTGGCACACGAAGTTGGTGACAAAGCTTCTGAAAAGCTTTTCTGGAACAAGTATGAGAAGGCTAAGTCTGTTTATGACAAGAAGCTGTGGAATGGTTCTTACTTCAATTATGATGATGCTGGCACTAAAGCTAGCACCTCCATTCATGCTGATCAGTTGGCTGGACAATG GTATGCCAAAGCCTGTGGCCTATCCTCAATTGTTGACAAGGACAAGTCACAAAGTGCACTTGAAAAGATATATGCTTTCAACGTAATGAAGTTCAAGGATGGTAACAGGGGAGCAATAAATGGGATGTGGCCAGATGGTACATTGGACATGTCCACAATGCAATCTAGGGAGATATGGCCAGGCGTGACATACGCCCTTGCTGCATCTATGATTCAGGAAGGCATGGTTGATGAGGGTTTCAAAACAGCTGAAGGGATCTATAATGCTGCCTGGTCTACGGAAGGGCTTGGGTGA
- the LOC123447845 gene encoding non-lysosomal glucosylceramidase isoform X1, protein MVKDVHEPPNGVSLNSSHSQSIVNSEKVNPGQIPELTWEHKLSHVRYDLPAFGLTWREIRQMAGLGLRLGQHILEETSKGRTAIIDPMKKRTARSGQGVPLGGIGAGSIGRSCKGEFQRWQLFPGACEDKPVMANQFSAFISRKDGRKYSTVLHPGKSDLPKGTNISGIGSWDWNLNGGKSTYHALYPRAWTVYDGEPDPDLKIVCRQISPIIPHNYQQSSYPAAVFTFTVTNSGNTAADVTLLFTWANSVGGKSELTGNHSNSSMTEKDGVHGILLHHRTADGRPPVAFAIAAQEKEDIHISECPYFVMSGSSDEFTAKDMWNSVKEHGSFDLLDPVKESTSSRPGTSIGAAIAASIKLAPQATQNVSFSLAWASPEVKFCSGKTYHRRYTKFYGTDVDAAASLAHDAILDHSSWETQIENWQHPILQDKRFPAWYPVTLFNELYYLNAGGTIWTDGLPPIQSLTAIGGKKFSLDMSNEETDDDSQMNPQTNTATDILHQMASVLERIHASLASSSAIGTTLLQGEENIGQFLYLEGIEYYMWNTYDVHFYSSFSLIMLFPKLQLSVQRDFAAAVMIHDPEKLKLLHDGKLAARKVLGAVPHDLGLYDPWIKVNAYTLHNTDRWKDLNPKFVLQVYRDVVATGDKSFARAVWPSVYMAMAYMEQFDKDKDGMIENEDFPDQTYDVWSMAGVSAYCGGLWVAALQAASALAHEVGDKASEKLFWNKYEKAKSVYDKKLWNGSYFNYDDAGTKASTSIHADQLAGQWYAKACGLSSIVDKDKSQSALEKIYAFNVMKFKDGNRGAINGMWPDGTLDMSTMQSREIWPGVTYALAASMIQEGMVDEGFKTAEGIYNAAWSTEGLGYAFQTPESWNNDDEYRSLCYMRPLAIWSIQWALSNPKLHKAPQTDITQDSFPKNQFSYARIAKLLQLPEDESSKSLPRVIYEIVRNRFSS, encoded by the exons ATGGTGAAGGATGTCCATGAGCCACCAAACGGCGTGTCTCTGAACAGTTCACATTCGCAAAGCATTGTCAATTCA GAAAAGGTTAATCCTGGACAGATTCCAGAGTTGACATGGGAACACAAGCTAAGCCATGTTAGATATGATTTGCCGGCATTCGGACTTACATGGAGGGAGATACGGCAGATG GCTGGTCTTGGTTTACGTCTTGGTCAACACATCCTTGAAGAAACTTCAAAAGGACGA ACTGCTATTATTGATCCCATGAAGAAGCGCACTGCAAGATCTGGTCAGGGTGTTCCACTTGGAggaattgg TGCAGGAAGTATTGGAAGAAGCTGCAAAGGTGAGTTTCAACGCTGGCAATTGTTCCCAGGAGCTTGTGAAGATAAGCCAGTAATGGCAAATCAATTTTCT GCCTTCATTTCCCGCAAAGACGGCAGAAAATATTCTACAGTGTTGCATCCTGGGAAATCGGATTTGCCAAA AGGAACTAACATTTCAGGAATTGGATCCTGGGATTGGAATCTGAATGGAGGGAAATCTACTTATCATGCACTTTACCCTAGGGCCTGGACCGTTTATGATG GAGAACCTGACCCGGATCTCAAGATAGTGTGCCGTCAGATTTCTCCAATTATCCCACATAATTATCAACAGAGCAGCTATCCTGCTGCAGTATTCACTTTCACA GTAACTAATTCAGGAAACACAGCTGCTGATGTGACTTTGCTTTTTACATGGGCT AACTCTGTTGGTGGAAAATCTGAACTCACAGGAAATCATTCTAATTCTAGTATGAC AGAAAAGGATGGCGTGCATGGTATACTGTTACACCACAG AACAGCTGATGGACGGCCACCGGTAGCTTTTGCCATAGCTGCACAAGAGAAAGAGGATATTCATATCTCTGAATGCCCTTACTTTGTGATGTCCGGTAGCTCTGATGAATTCACAGCAAAAGATATGTGGAATTCAGTGAAAGAG CATGGATCTTTTGATCTTCTTGATCCCGTCAAAGAATCGACGTCCTCCAGACCAGGAACATCAATAGGAGCAGCTATTGCAGCTTCAATTAAGCTTGCTCCCCAGGCAACCCAGAATGTTTCGTTTTCACTTGCTTGGGCTTCCCCTGAAGTAAAGTTTTGCAGTGGAAAAACCTACCATAG GCGTTATACAAAATTTTATGGCACAGATGTTGATGCAGCTGCAAGCCTTGCCCATGATGCCATTCTTG ATCATAGTTCCTGGGAAACGCAAATTGAGAATTGGCAGCATCCTATTTTGCAAGACAAGAGGTTTCCTGCATG GTATCCTGTCACACTATTCAATGAACTTTATTATCTTAATGCTGGAGGAACTATATGGACTG ATGGATTGCCACCAATTCAAAGCTTAACAGCAATTGGGGGGAAAAAGTTTTCTCTTGACATGTCAAATGAAGAAACAGATGATGACAGTCAGATGAACCCACAGACTAATACTGCCACTGATATTCTTCATCAAATGGCATCAGTACTTGAGAGAATTCATGCATCTCTTGCATCAAGTTCTGCTATAGGGACAACGTTGCTTCAGGGTGAAGAGAACATTGGCCAGTTTCTGTACCTTGAGGGAATTGAATACTATATGTGGAACACATATGATGTTCATTTCTATTCATCTTTTTCACTTATCATGCTATTTCCAAAACTTCAACTCAGCGTTCAGAGAGACTTCGCTGCCGCTGTCATGATCCACGACCCTGAAAAGCTCAAGCTCTTACATGATGGAAAATTGGCTGCAAGAAAAGTTCTTGGAGCTGTTCCTCATGATCTTGGTCTATATGacccttggatcaaagtgaatgCGTACACACTCCATAACACAGACCGGTGGAAGGACTTGAACCCAAAGTTTGTACTACAAGTTTACAGAGATGTTGTGGCCACAGGCGATAAATCCTTTGCCCGAGCTGTTTGGCCATCTGTTTATATGGCGATGGCATATATGGAACAATTTGATAAAGATAAAGATGGGATGATTGAAAATGAGGACTTCCCTGATCAAACTTATGATGTTTGGTCCATGGCTGGTGTAAGTGCATACTGTGGTGGTCTTTGggtggctgctcttcaggctgcatcGGCCTTGGCACACGAAGTTGGTGACAAAGCTTCTGAAAAGCTTTTCTGGAACAAGTATGAGAAGGCTAAGTCTGTTTATGACAAGAAGCTGTGGAATGGTTCTTACTTCAATTATGATGATGCTGGCACTAAAGCTAGCACCTCCATTCATGCTGATCAGTTGGCTGGACAATG GTATGCCAAAGCCTGTGGCCTATCCTCAATTGTTGACAAGGACAAGTCACAAAGTGCACTTGAAAAGATATATGCTTTCAACGTAATGAAGTTCAAGGATGGTAACAGGGGAGCAATAAATGGGATGTGGCCAGATGGTACATTGGACATGTCCACAATGCAATCTAGGGAGATATGGCCAGGCGTGACATACGCCCTTGCTGCATCTATGATTCAGGAAGGCATGGTTGATGAGGGTTTCAAAACAGCTGAAGGGATCTATAATGCTGCCTGGTCTACGGAAGGGCTTGG GTACGCATTCCAAACTCCCGAATCTTGGAACAATGACGATGAGTACCGGTCCTTGTGCTACATGCGCCCACTCGCCATATGGTCGATACAGTGGGCACTCTCAAACCCAAAGCTCCACAAGGCGCCTCAGACAGACATAACACAAGATTCTTTTCCAAAGAACCAGTTCTCATATGCACGAATAGCGAAGCTCCTGCAGTTGCCTGAAGATGAATCGTCCAAGAGTCTCCCTCGGGTTATCTATGAGATAGTTCGGAACAGGTTTAGTTCATGA